Part of the Arvicanthis niloticus isolate mArvNil1 chromosome 2, mArvNil1.pat.X, whole genome shotgun sequence genome, TTATTTTAACTTCCAGGTGGGTTAGAGAAGGATGGGGCCAGCTTGAGCATGAGGGAGGTGAAGGTCTCCCATTCATGCCACCACAGGCAGAGGGTAAGAAAGGGACTAAGATTAGGTAACTTGGAGGCTCCTGGGGTGAAGGAATTAGACAGAGAGAATGAAGGGTGGGGGTTTGCAGAGGCTGGGGATGAGTGGAAGGCCTCAGGGACTGCACTGCCTGCCCTGCCCGACAGGCAGATTTCAGAGGGTGGGAAGGTAAGGAACGTGGACTGACTGCTGGTGCGGCACAGCCAGATCCTCCCACACATGAGGAGCTCCTAGAGTTGGTACCTGGGCTACACTGACAAGTGGCAAGCTAAGGCTGGGATGTGCCTTTGTTAGTTTTGTCATGTGTTGCATTTTGACAGGGAGGTGCTGTATAGGAATTCCAAGACTGGAAATAGCAGTTAGTTCTATCAGATGTCAGGTCCCAGTCAGACCATGAGCAGTGATGGTTAGAGGTGGTATCTTCCACCCATGAAATGGTGCTGACCTAAGTAGTTCAGTGCCTGAAGACAACAGTGGTGACCCAGTAAGTTCCTTCCCGGAAGCCTCATTCCTGCTCCAAGTTCAGGAGAGGTGAGGCCAGGCAGTTTCCCGAGGTCCACAGCCTTTGGTTGCCCAACCCTATCTAAGATAAAGGAATAGAACCCTGGCACAGTACAACCCATAGCTTAGCTGTGCGTCAAAAGGGTATCGGTGTAATGAGCTTGCTGTTCTCCTAGATGAAGAGTGTCAGAAACAAGGTGTGGACTATGTCCCGGCCTGCCTTCTACACAAGAGGAAGAAGCGGGAGGACCAAATGGACAGTGATGAGCTCCCAGGCCAGAGAACAAGTTTCTGGGAGCCAGCTTCCAGTGATGAGGGAGGCACCCTGAGTGACGACAGCATGACAGACCTATACCCACGTAAGCAGGCACAGCCTGATCCCTGCCGTGTCTCCTGCTAGATACCTTATGATCCTGCTGTTAGCCATTTTTCCCAGGAAAGGGATACTTTTACGTAGCTCAGCCAAGTGTTTGTTCCTTCCAGCTGAGCTGTTCACAAAAAGAGAACTGGGCAAGCCCGAGAACAATGACACTCCTGAAGACTTTCTGACAGACCAACAGGATGAGAAGCCAAAGCATTCGGAAGAGCAGAGcactagagagagaggagaggccaaagTGGGCCACAAGAGGGACCGTCAACTCAGGAAGGTGAGTGGTGTGCTGTAAAGTGCTGAGGGTAGGGAGGGCTACGGGGCCCAAGCTGAGTGAGGCTGGACAGCTAGTGCTCCCTGTGGTTTCAGCAAATTCTACAAGTGACTGTCAGGTAGCAGCCTATAAATATAGAAGCCAAGGCCACTTCAGAAGGTCTGCAGGACTAAGTCCTGACTGCTTGGAGCTGGGGTACCCCCTTCTCCCGCCCCCTAACACAGGACTCAGAGGCTTAGCTGCTGGGCACCACTCCCTCTCTATGGGGCAGGATGGACAAAGTCTATACTCAACTGTGCTGCCTTCTCCAGGGCCCCACACTGACCCAAGACTGCTCTTCAGCCTCATCAGACACAGTGCCTTCCCTAGTCAACATTCTCTATTTTGACAGAAGCAGCTCACCTCGCTGACCAAGAAGTTCAAGAGCCAGCATCACAAGCCCAAGAATTTCAGTTCCTTTAAGCAGCTGGGGAGATGAAGCCTGCAAAGAAAGCCTTTGGGTGTCCTTGGAACTGGCCACCAATGTCCTGACATTGGCTCTTGTCCAGAGTGAGCTGGAGGTTCTGTCCAGAAGATGGCAGCAGCAAGGACTTGAAGATTCCTCTCCATGCATGGCTTTCTCTGTAGTGTTCAGTGACCCTTGCTGTAGCTCACTATAGCATCCTGAGCCTGGCCAGGATGCCTGGCCAGGTTCCCAACCCTGGCTGGTCACCACATAGGATCACACTATATACCACAAAtgccattatttatttttatgtttccaaAGATCAAAACATTTTCAAACACAACTAAGATATAAAATACAGCATAAAAATGAGGTTTATACCTATTCCCACATAAAGCTAAAGCATTTTCAGAAAACTTTTGCCAaaccagtatgtgtttttttgtttgtttgtttgtttttttctcccatcCTAGGCATAGCCCACAGGAGGCCACCCTTGGGATGAGGGTTCCCATTCCAGGCAGAGCTCACAGGAGGCTGGTCAATGGGCCGGGTGACCTTGGGATGAGGGCTACTGCTGCATGGCATGTACCTGCCTCCCAGGATCTGCCCCACTCCACAGACTGGAATGTCATGGGGTGCCACTGCAGGTGGGTGTGCACTGAGGCAGCTGAGTGGTAAAGAAATAGCATGGCCTGGGCCACTGCTGGAACTCACTTGGGAGGAATAGGCAGGCCATAAGGCTGCAGTAGAACATGGACTAACTGTTGAGAAGGTGGATTCAGACTGCAGAGCCAGCTAGGCAAGGGACTGACCCAGGGTGACTCAGACAACAGTCCTGCCTACCCAGCTGATGCCAGAGAGGAGGACCTCCAAGACTCTGTACCCAAGGGTGAGGTAAGCTTCCAGCTTCCCTCCAGGGGTTCTAAacctgtctctgttccctccaACAGACCTGGGAGAGATCCAAGAGGAACCCAACTACCCTCATGGCACTACCATGCAGATGAGCAAGACCATAGCATTAGACACCCCACCCCTCTCCCAAAAAGAGAAACACAGTGTAAGGCAATGTTAGAAAACTTTAAATACAGGACTGAGATCAAATTGGTAAGGCATCACAAATTGTAAAAAGTATCTTGGCTGCATCCAGCAGAGCAAGTTGACAAAAATCTGAGCAAGCAACAGCCTCAGGGAAATGGTGGCATCAGGGCTGTTGGGGTAAGCTCAGCCTGGAACAGGGAGTTAAGCTAGGGGGTTGGGGGACACAACCTGTGGAGTTCAGGCCTTGCTCTGAGAAGGTCAAGTGTGAGGTAACTGGGTTGAGCCTGGGTGTCTTTTGAGTACTGGGGCTCCTCACTTCTGGACCCCATGGCGTCGCTGTTCCCCAGGCTGGTTCCATGGTGGTTATGGGCCATCCTGTGAGCAGCCTGCTCTCCTGCCCTTTCCACCACCAAGCTTGAGGGATAGCAGCTTTCTAAGAACTTCCTGCCGCTTACCCCATCCATTCCTGCTTGGAGCCATGAAAACTCTCAGGATACCTTTCACCCAATAAACAGCATCCAGCCAGCTAACATCAAGGACTTGGGCCAGCAGTAGCACCCACCTTTCCAATACTGTACTGTTCTCTTGACTTGGGGTTTCTCTAACATCTTCACTGATCCTATAAAATACAGGGGCAGAAGCAATGCTGGGGCCACTGGTAGAATTCTGAACTGGAGGTTTAACTGTTTGGGGTTTGGCTGGACATCCTAAGTCATTTAGTAGTTTGAGCTAAGGATGTAAACTAAGAAGGGAAACTGCTCTGAATGATAAAGTACAGCTCAGTATGACTTGAAGTCCCTCACCCCCAAAAGGAactcagagacaggaagaatgagGCCATAGGCCACCACACTGTCTTCTCCAAGCCTTGGCTAAGGAGTGACCATCCAGCTGGCCAGCCCTGGACAGTCAAACTCCAGACTATTTCCAAAGAAGATTTTACCTCCAATTTTCAGGTGTCTGCAAATAAAGTTCTCAAAACATCTGTGCCTTTAccaagggaggggaagggaaaggacacATAAACGCTGGCAGTTTGTTGACTCTGCCCTGAACCAGTCCAGGGCCTTGTGTCTCAGCCAGGGAGGGAAGGGATCTGTCTGTtaccattctttcttcttctcatccATGGAGACACCCCCTGGGCCAAGAGCCACCACCAGGAGCAGGCCCCCAATCACTGACATGGTCTGGAAAAAGTCATATTTCAGGAAGTCATGCATGGGTTTATAGACCGGGATTGTCCAGAAGGCGTTGAAATACACGTTGATGGCAAACAGCCAGACGACGAGAGTCAAAGCTGCCAGCTTGGTTTTAAAACCAATGGCTACTAAGATCATCAGAGCTGTGCCCACAATGTTCTGGACGATCTGCACAGATTCAAAAGGAAAAGACATTCAGACTGAAGGTCAAGAGAAAGCTGTGCACACTTGTATCTGAGCCAGGCTCACATAACTTTCACCAGGACGCAGTGAGAATTGGAAACTAAGCAGGGAGAACACCAAACCCGAAAATATTGAGGTAGACAGTAGCAATACAGAATATTAAACTCCCAAAAAGAGTTCTATGTTAAAGATGCTATGGCTTTACATGTACTCTCCCAAATACCATGTGTTGGAAAATCCCCTAAATCGTAACAGTGGTGTTTGCCTGATACGACTTTGATGAGTGATTAGGCCAAAAGGAGGCTTGCTTCCTAGATTCACCACGGGATACCCTGTGTTCTCTAGGTAATCTACACGGTCCTTACCACAACACCCTGACCGCTTGACCTTGGGCTTCCCTGCCTCCAGAAGCATAACTGAGTGAGACATCATTCTATTTGCCTCTTCTGTGGTATTCAGTTAGAGCAACAGAGAATGAACTAAGAAAACTGATGTCAAGAAGTGAGGctgggttgaagagatggctcagtggtcaagagcacttccagaggacccaggttcaaatcccagcacccacgtggcagctcacaactgtaactccaagatctgactgacaccctcacacatacatgtagacaaaacaacaattcacacaaaaatatttttaaaaatagaagtgagTCTATTGCTAAAGAAACACCTGACTAGAATGGGAGTGACGGTCAGACTTAGACATTTAGAGAGAAGCATACTGTCGTGAGTGGAGCAAAGAAGGCCACTACGGGAAGAGCTGACAAGGTAAGACAGGGACTTCACTGGTGGTGTTTAACGGCCTTGGCCACCATCCTGTTGCAGTATAAACAGTAAACATGAAACAAGGATTTATAAAGCAGAGCAAAGGACATTCTTGTTAGAAAACTGCAATGAAGGCCAGGTTatcacatgcttttaatctcgaACTACACTATAGACTGAGTTCAGTACAGCCACGGTTACAGAGaggaaacctgtcttgaaaacaaacaaaacaacaacaaaaacaaaaaaaaaaaggaagaaagaaagaaagctgcagTGAACTCAGCTTCATTGTGCCCATGTATCTGGCAGAAGACACTCAGCAGCAGTGACGCATTCAGGTTGACATGTAGCTACTTTGGATTCTGACTGCTAATAGTGAAACAAGGGTGCAAAAACTGAATTCATATCAAGGGGAATGTGGAAACATCTAAAAGTTCTCTGGCCATGTGGGAGAAAATGCAAGATGATTTTTCAGGGTCTATGTAACCCAGAACTACCTTGAACTTAAaatcttgcctttgcctcctggacacaggtgtgtgccacatcTGGCCAACcaacaatagaaaaattaaaattaaaaaataagtttgtatttgtgtttatgtggaacagcggaggccagaagagagtattggataTCTTTTATCACTCTCCAGATACTTCTTTTGGAAGTAGGGTCTCttctgaacctagagctcatctCAGGGAGGGTGGAAACAGCAATCCAAataatcctccttcctctgctccccTCAAAGGCCATTTTACAGGCATTTGCTGAATGCCTGACTAGTTACTCTCATGCTAAGAGTTGAATTATGGTCCTCATGACTGCAGAGAAATCACTCTTAGCCAGTGAGCCACCTCTCAGCCCCCAAGCACTGTGTTTCAGTGTAAAAGATTTAGGGAAGATTAGTGACAGTGCTACCCTGGTAGGTCTCTGTATGTTACTGAGCTCTGTAGCTGGATATTTTACAATGAACTCGGTAATGTGGGAAGAgtcaggaggagaggaagaggaggagctaggagagcagagatgtaggagccaggGAGGATCACAcatgtatcgagagcagtcctgggtaacaacttatatctatctaagttagttaattgggtaacacttccaattgtgtgggcatcttgttatttgagcattaccaaatatataaaactaatggataatctttaagcattagagtctcctttctaccgggtactgcatGGGTAATAACGGGatgatctgggctcagccaagcattgtggagacagtgtggtagattggcagagctatctcccatgctggtgtctcgtgggtggcaggacCAGTGCTTTTGGCCAGCAGCTCAGGCATGAGCTGCAGTCAGAGTTGGTGGGCCgctgctcttggcctcaggccttgtctagtcgggaacatggcagccccgTAACAAGATAGACTGGGTGCCACAGTTTTACATATTATCTTTAACAGAGCTCAGTTCATCTACACCCACCTAGCCACTCATGCTGGGTATACCTTCCCAACAATGCCTTTCTGCCAGCTCTGCTTCTCCATGTGATATATAAAAATCAGAATGTACTGGCCCACAGTGTGAACTGAACTCTAAAGAAAAGAAGTCAGAAGTCTGCAGAGAAGGCATTGGTCTCTCTCCCAAGTGGAGCTAGGCCGGCTCACTTACAAGCATGAGCTCATCTCAGGTTGTGCTGAACTACAGCTATGCCAACAGGTAGCATACTCACAGAGAAGAAGCTGGCATCAAAGTGAAGGAGGGTCATGAACATCAGGACCAGCAGGACCCTTCCTCCAAGCTGCATGTACTGCTTGGGGGAGCTCTCACGCATAGTGGGGACACCAGCAAACATGCTCTTCCCTTCTGAGCGGGACTCTGCCAAGAGCAGCAGCAAACCTCCTCCTAAAGCCAGGTTCCTGGGGAACAGAAACATCAGCTACAATCACCAGGTCTCTGTCCACCAGGTCAGAGCAACAGAGAGTCTGGCATGGACACACCAAGGCCCGCCCTTCCCTTTCTCCAAAGCAAACCACCATTCAATGGGACCAGGCCAAGCTGAGTACAAAGGATCAGCCTCAAGTTGAACCATCAGGAGGTTCCTTAGATGCACACAGAACCAAGCTCTGGTCTCTACCCACTTCCACTCAGACCCTCAGTCCACACACCAATGCAATATACGGCTAGAAGACAGGAGCCCTCACTATCAAGCCAGGATTCCAGCTGTGGGGTGAATACTCTGCTGTGCCCCACTAGAAACATGCTTCTCAGAGGCACAGTGGGAACTACAGAGCCAACTCTGTAGCACTAGCCAACAGGTGCtcagaagaggacaaaaggactcTATATTCTTATCACCTAAAATGCACCTACCTCattaaaaacttcaagtcccACAAAATGCTGTAGGCAATTGtctaaaggaacagagaagaaatTGAATCAGGAACAGAGGAAAAAATTGAATCAGCATTTCACACCAAAATCTATAGCTATCACAACAGCATGAGGCAGACTTTCCAAAAGGATAAGAACATAAGATACACAAAACTATCTGAGACACGGAGAGTGGGTCAGTAGGACCACTTGGCTCATTATATCGAACAGAGCACAGTGTGCCCACTAGGCCTGCCTGCCTGAGAACTGTGCTGTGATGCTCAAAGCAACTGCAAGACCACCAGTACAAATCGCTCTCCTCCTTAACTGTGCTACTCTGGGTAATCAGACATTCTTACCTGTCATATGCTGTGACTCCCAGCTCACATACAGCTTTGGCCTATGTCTCTGCCACAGGAAGTTCAGGCAAAAGGGAATGATGGTTCAGTACCTATGACTAGCTCCTGCTTGGGGCCATCTGCTCCTAAACATTATTATCTAGGAAAGAAGACTAGCTAGCCacttttccaaaaagaaaaatagctctGGACAGCCAGATACACAGAAAGGCTGAAGGGGGAAGACGCTGGACCCAATACATAGCTccaccaaagcaaagcaaagtgaGACCTACCCCATACCCCATGTACCCAAAGTGAGAACCACCAAGTGACTGTGTACCTGCAGTGCGATGATTCCAAACAGCCCAAAGCAGGCATACTGCACGAAGTTCCTGCTCAGCACCAAAACACAGCCAGCTAGAAAGAGGACAGAATTAGGGGCTACCATGTGTCCAAGATAACAAGACACCTTTATTCCAATGCTGCTGAGCTACTGCACCCCAAGCAAAGCACCTTCCCAGAGCCTTAACGGCAGGCGGGCCTGTGCCCTGAAGCCTGCTCAGCTTCTGAAGAACACTAGTTCAGATCATACTTTGCCGTGGAGAGCTACAGCTCCTTGTGCCAGGGACGACAAGTGCAGGGCTGACTGTTCCACTGTGGAACACATCCAACAATGCTTAAATGTGCAAGACCTTCCTCACCTCCTAACATGCAAGGGCAAGAAAGCTGCCTGCCACCAGAAGATATGTTGTCAGAAAACTAATGTGAGCCCAAATGCCCTGGTTCAGTGCTGACTGAAACCTTTTGTCCTTTCTGGATACCATCTGACCTCCTTAACTGCCCAGGCTCTAGCATCTCTTCCTACATTTACAAGCGAAGACTGTgtccaatttcttttttgtttgcttatagACAGTCTTACTATACAGACCCAGATCTGGAACTTGTTTTATTACATAGGCCAAGTTGGTCTTGGACTCAAAGAGAAAGCCTctacctacctctacctcccaaatgctgtcattcaaggtgtgagtcaccacaccAGGCTTATGTCTAATCTCTATAGCAAGTTTAAAGAAATGAGTGCAAGGGTATGGACCATCCATCCAAAAGCTCACAGAACCAAACCGTGGCTGGCATGTTTCAATGCCCAGGGCTGTAATCTCAGCTGAGAAGCTCTTAAGTGTTTGTCACATCAGCCTTCAGCCCAGGAAGGGGTACCTGGACCTCAAGTTCACAAATAGCTTCTCAATGGCCAACAACCACAGTTTGGGGAATATCATTCAAGGGAACAGGATGCCCCAGAAGTATACTAGAGAGGCTACAGAGCCACTTACTCAGCTGTCCCAGCAGGTTGAGGAACACGAAGGATGAGGCCAACAGGTAGCCACAGCTCCAGGTGGTGTCAATATAGTCACGCTGCTCACTCCACTGGAACCACATGCGGATGCCATCCTCCAGAAAGGTGCTAATCAGGCAGAGACGCGCCACATGAGGCAGATACTGCTTGGTGACTCGAAGAAACTGTAGGACCACAGAACACACTGGTGAGGTGGCTGCAAACTCATCATGTGGACAACAGGTCAAAGGAGACAAGCCAGCTCTCTGGAAGGCAGAGGCCTTCAGCAGGTCCAGTGCCTTGCCAGGGCAGATTACAGGATTCAACACCTGCTTTAGATGCTCCCTCTGAAGTCTAGACACATGATGATCAACACTTAGTCCCAGAGACAAAGACAGCATCGCACACATCTAGCACAGGACCTAAGGCAATGTCTAATACTATCTACCAGCTTTGCTCTACCTCTACCAGCTATCAAAGGAGAAGTACCACAAGATACACCGTTCCCATGACCAATGAGGCCCATTAACAAGTGGGAGACACAGAAACCATCTAAAAGGTTCTCAAGATATCTCCAGCAGAGGGATTCTCACACCTCGGCACCGGTGGAGAGCATCAGCAGAGCACCCCTAACCCCTACCCTCAAGATGCCACAAGCAGCATTTCCAACTGTGGCACCAAAATAAATCCCTCTGTTTTTCTACCTTTCAACAAAATCTCTCTGGAAAGTTTAAAATCCTATGGGGTAACTGTGATACAGACAAATAGCTGTACTATGGGCTGGAAAGAAAGCACTGAGATATTCTCAGAGCCTGTATGACAAGGTAAAAACTGCCAAATATGAGAGACCAACAAGGACTGCAGTGAAACTCAAGTGTGCCAGCAAAGGGCAGTTCTGAAAGGTGTACGAATGGCTTTCTTCTGTCCCTGTGAGGAGGACAGCTGATGGCTTGATTAGACCACAACCCTACTGAAGCCAGATGCAAATACCATGCAGTTGGACGCCATACTTCTCATACCACCCTTAAGAGCTGAGGGGCAAAGTGAAAGAAATCCAAAGATATCCTGAAGGCCTAGAAGAAAGATCAAGGAGCTGCCCATGAACTGACGTGTCTAGAAGAGTCTAAAGTACAGAGTCTGACCCGACCAGGGCAGCAAGGAGAACATGGGCTGTGCAGGCCCTCCCATGGCTGACTAAACCTCCTGTTGGACTAGATGAGGATGTACATAGGAGTATTCCCAAATTCTCATCACTTTACAAAGCTACCATCTCAGCAGCAGATCACCTGGGCATCCCATGGAGGGgtgtccaggcttgcctcaatctgggacagggaagaggaaatCACACACAGCACTGAAACCCACATCCTTCAGACACACAGCCTGTATGTAACCCTGGTGTGTATCTGCATATGCTTACTCAGCCctactggagagatggcataaGCCACACTGACATCACCACAGAGACTAGCCAGCAGCTCTAGAAGGCAGAACACAGACACTCAGGACACATGTTTTCACCCAGTGCATCCTTGTCTAACCCTGGCCAGCAATGTGCTCAAGGCATGGTGAGCTAGTTAATTTTAGGGGTGGGAAAGGTTTCTACCCTCCAGCAAGTAAGGACCACGCAATTACTGGCTGCTAAGATTCCTTCCTAACTTACACATTCAACAAATCTGTAATAAAAAAGATGtgctttaaaacaagaaaaatagtcAGGCATGATGACACAATGTCTGTGATGTCAGCttcttgagaggctgaggcaggaagttcACTTGAGCCAAATATTTCAAGACCATGTTTGGCAACATAGAGACCCAATCTCACAATGAACACAAAAGAGGTCCAAATATGCTTAAGTTTTAGGGCCCTGGTAGAGAATACACATACTACATTCTGTTAGGTGCGGGTACAAGTGGCACTACTCACCATCCCAGTTTCTATTCATGGCCTTAATATCCTAGAAATAGCCAGTAGTGATGCAATCACCAATAATCTAT contains:
- the Surf2 gene encoding surfeit locus protein 2 isoform X3, with product MSCPAVCRSSRSTPAARSTSGCRVPSLTSTTQHSSHTLCPAQRIDEECQKQGVDYVPACLLHKRKKREDQMDSDELPGQRTSFWEPASSDEGGTLSDDSMTDLYPPELFTKRELGKPENNDTPEDFLTDQQDEKPKHSEEQSTRERGEAKVGHKRDRQLRKKQLTSLTKKFKSQHHKPKNFSSFKQLGR
- the Surf2 gene encoding surfeit locus protein 2 isoform X1, which encodes MDEPPSDVRAFLRQHPSLRLLPNTHKVRCSLTGHELPCRLPELQVYTRGKKYQRLSSAFSDFDYTAFEPHIVPSTKNRHQLFCKLTLRHINKSPEHVLRHTQGRRYQRALHQYEECQKQGVDYVPACLLHKRKKREDQMDSDELPGQRTSFWEPASSDEGGTLSDDSMTDLYPPELFTKRELGKPENNDTPEDFLTDQQDEKPKHSEEQSTRERGEAKVGHKRDRQLRKKQLTSLTKKFKSQHHKPKNFSSFKQLGR
- the Surf2 gene encoding surfeit locus protein 2 isoform X2, producing MDEPPSDVRAFLRQHPSLRLLPNTHKVRCSLTGHELPCRLPELQVYTRGKKYQRLSSAFSDFDYTAFEPHIVPSTKNRHQLFCKLTLRHINKSPEHVLRHTQGRRYQRALHQYEECQKQGVDYVPACLLHKRKKREDQMDSDELPGQRTSFWEPASSDEGGTLSDDSMTDLYPPELFTKRELGKPENNDTPEDFLTDQQDEKPKHSEEQSTRERGEAKVGHKRDRQLRKQLTSLTKKFKSQHHKPKNFSSFKQLGR
- the Surf4 gene encoding surfeit locus protein 4, with the protein product MGQNDLMGTAEDFADQFLRVTKQYLPHVARLCLISTFLEDGIRMWFQWSEQRDYIDTTWSCGYLLASSFVFLNLLGQLTGCVLVLSRNFVQYACFGLFGIIALQTIAYSILWDLKFLMRNLALGGGLLLLLAESRSEGKSMFAGVPTMRESSPKQYMQLGGRVLLVLMFMTLLHFDASFFSIVQNIVGTALMILVAIGFKTKLAALTLVVWLFAINVYFNAFWTIPVYKPMHDFLKYDFFQTMSVIGGLLLVVALGPGGVSMDEKKKEW